AAATATAGGCATGCCTTTGTGAGGTTGGAAGATGAGGACCAACAGTACGAAAACTACTTTCAAGAAAGGGTTGGGGGAGGAAAAAGGGTCAGGCCGCTTAAAAATGAGGATTGGGAGAAGGTTGCTAGGTTGGTGAAATTTCTGAAGATTTTTTATGATGCAACTTTGGCATTTAGCGGCACTAAAGTGGTAACTGCAAACCAACATGTTGTGTGGATGTGTACCATCATTGAAGAGTTGGAAAAATGCAGTCAAAGTGTCGATCCTTTGATGGTTAACATTGGGGCatcaatgaagaaaaaattcGACAAATATTGGTTGAAGTTGGAGGACTTGAACCCTATTTTGCTGCTTGCTGTGGTATTAGATCCAAGATACAAGATATTGTATCTTGAGTTCTTTTTTCCTTTGCTGCAACAAGACATGGGCTTGGTCTCGGAGATGATAGATGATGTTAAGGGTCAATTGATGCAGCTTTATCATGAGTATGCTAATTCTGACCTTATGGCTGCACAAGCGTCATTTGAAGCTACACAGCCACCTAATCAATCAATTTCTAATGCCGGAGAGGAGGATAGTCATGCTGCATCAATGAACAAGTTCTTGAGGCGTAGGAAGCAAAAAGATGTGGTTGTGATAAGGAATGAAGTTGACTAGTACTTGCTTGAAGCTGCCGAAGACCCTGCCAATACAAAATTTCAAGTTTTAGATTGGTGGAAAGAGAATTCTCCTAGGTTTCCAATTTTGTCTAAAATTGCAAAGGATGTTTTTGCTGTTCCAGCTTCAACGGTGGCTTCAGAGGCTGCCTTTATCCTAGGAAAAAGGGTTGTTGACCCATTTAGAGCTTCATTAACTCCTACAATGGTTGAAGGGCTGGTTTGTCTCAATGATTGGTTAAGAGGTGATGCTTTCAATGAGTACAAAGAGCCGACAAAGACTGAGTTAGAGCTTTATGGTGAGCTTGAGAAGCTTAAGTCAGGTATTTTTTGTTGGAATTTAGttaaaatatttcaaaatacctgCTATTTTTGAAACCTCCTTTGAACCGTTATTTGCAGATAGTAATAgccattaattcttttttatgtcattaactctctttgattgtgattgatATAAAGATTTCATCAGTTTTATTCATATACCATTAATTTGGTCAAATTAACTCTGCAATTTATGGGTTCATTCCTTATTTGATACCTTCCGTTTTGATTCTTCCTAATCAATGTCATAATATTCCTTTCGGTTATATAAGTTACATAGCTTAATTGCTATTGTCGTCGCATTGATCATTCCTGCCTTATATATAATCTCTAGCTTTCCAGATAAAAATATACAACAAGAAATTCAATctcctttgtttcctttccgagctcaaagtattcatgtgtttcctttaatttatctatttcaccaaaagaaagtttcaagctGTTCGATACGATCCGagtattgtgagtgtacacctacaaggatcgaggttgttgtaccctggagggtagggcgccacaaacctgctacatcGAGACATTGTCTtcgaggggcgaaatctactcttaagggtagtgtttacacgcctcaaccttaaactctttttgAAGTAATCATTGGGTGGCGGCTCGCAAATCTAAAAGATAAGTGTTGATCTTCTATTTTCAACTTATTATGGCATTAATgtgattatatttatttactaataaaatattgTATTTGTGGAATTTTGTAGGAAACGAAATCTGATGACGAAAATAacatccatcgaccaaatttcCAACATTTTTTTACTTTAAAGTAGTTGTTAATTTGAATATATTTATCTGTGTTAGTTTGTGattgttgtttttggttttcattaGACTCTGTTGTGACCCAAGTGTCTTACTCTGAGGGATGAAGTAGGTTGCAGTTGCTGGAAATCAGACTAATAGAACAAGCTTTTGAAATAAATTGTTGTGCTGCTGGAGCAAGTTCTCCATGACccaacttttttttgttttttgttcccTTCCGGTTTCATTCAAGTATGAACTGCTTTAACTTTGGTTTGTAATAACTAATAACTCTAACTTTTGTTTGGTACTTGGAACTTGATGTTACTGCCTTTATGTTCTTTAATTGTGGTTTGTAATAACTTTAAATTTATGTTTGgtactttgaagtttgaacttgatgtttgtGTTGCTGGAATTTTGATTAACTGTTGTTGGAACTTTGATTTACTACATAATTTATGTTTGTGCTGGAACTTTGATGTACAACTTCGATTTACTGTTGCTGTTTTACTGCTGgaacttggaagttggaactttGATTTATGTTTGTGTTGCATGTTAGGCCGTTAGCTATTTGGTTTGGAAACAGGTTGTTAGATTGTTGGAACTTTGATTTAGTTTTGGAAATTGCTTTTTGGTTTGAAATGTTGAACAGTTGGAGCAAATTGTTgatgtttgaatgtttgataaaTAAGAAGAACACAACTCATTATAGACAGCTGAAAAGCGGCTATATTTTCATTATAATGTCAGAAAAAACTTCCCTACAAAGATGACAAACTCTTGCTTAAATAGCGTAAGAGTCAAATCAAAATAAGGAAAAGTAATAAATAGAAAGTTACAAAATGAATATCACATCTATCCagttaataataaaaataccgcTAAATCTATGCaattacaaataaatatattagaAAGAAATCAATACTAATTTGCTGCCACGTTTATTGTTGCCTTGATTTTGGCTGATATTAAAGTCACTCAGTTGATCCCTATATTCTCCTGCATCAGACTCCCCTGGTTGGAAAGAATTCGTCCTCGAATTCAAGCCACAAATTAGAGAGAATCCTAGCAAAATCATCCTTTGCATCCAAATCATGGTCAATCGTTTAGCCTGCAATTGGAATCGTCCattccaaataaataaatatttagaaTACCTTCCTAATCTTGACTTGAGAGATTTGGTTTTTGCCAACTCAAAACTTTTACCTCCATTTTTTATCTGATTGACAATATCAACTAATATCTTGGGAATGTGGAAATTGAAAACATTAAACCCAACAAAATCGACAGATCTGTGAACATTTATTTTGTAGGTAATGCCTCAAAAATTCACACTTGTAGTACTCTCATCCAAGATTGAATCCAACTCATGCCTAGTTCTTGAAAGTCCAAGACTGAAACCCACATTGGCATCACCAATATGACCATGGTTTGAGTTCATATCATCAATCTTCTCACCCACATCAATTTTGTCAATACCTATATATGGGTATAGGTCGTCCACTTCAATTGATGGTACAGTAGCTTCATCGACTTGTATAATTGGATCAATTCCTTGCATGTGCATAGTAATATTTCCTACTGCTAGCTCAGACCCTTTATCAATAGTATTGCTACCATGTTCATCAATATTTCCTTCAACCTCCAAATACTTTCCATCACAAATCTGATCATCACAATTGCCACTGCCTCACAAAAACAATTATAAATTGGTGGCAAACTAAAATCCACAACTccatctttattttctttttccaaacttTTATCAACTGAACAATTAAAGATAGTATTTGAACCTTCATAATCAAAACTAACCGGTTCCACCTTTTCGTCCGACTCACACAACAGAGCACAGTGATGAAAAGGGCCAACGTTTCCCTCCCCATCAAAACCCACACCGTCTTGGCAAGAGGTTTGGATGCAAGTGACACGCTGATAAACATCTCTCTCCCCATCGTAACTCTTACCTCCTAGGCGTTGAGTTTCGATGCGATTGATACGTTCTGCAAGTTGTTGAATCATCATCTTGATTTCCTCCATGTCGTTGCTATAACGACCCTCCATTCGAGAACCTCCCTGATCAAGCTTGCTTCGAGTCATGGAATCCACCACGCTCTCAccagagctctgataccaaattgatgGGGGACGGGTCTTAAAACATGTAAgtacaattcttgtacatatcgtattggcattcccatacaaaactatGACAAAGTCCTTTACTGATCTCGAAGAGTCACAGGTAattgcatctgcatatgcatgggattgcagcgtgtgttgcaatccccgagtcagctgtcagttttatatggagtccgattttggaaaattgattttaggttttatgtatttatgtcttTAAAAGATTTTTCTGAGGGTTAAAATCGTGGTCTTGatgccctagggtttttaggacttgtctattcctaattgattttctttaagATTGATTGGATTTCTTATTTGGAAAGTTACTTTCCTAATTGAAAGAGAATCAGGGCAGAATCTTTAAAAAGATGATTTTGCCGTGAGTGCTTTAGACATTGAGAATATATGCACGGCAGAGGGGAGAGTTTTTGTGTGGCAAGAATTTTGATAGAGTCTTGAATGATTGTTTGAatttgtgtcttcacaaagagtcaaaacacttggtccatgtataagtgtttgtgatcatagtttcatatacataatactctctcaagatcagtagagagaccgtgaagaaagaagagcaagatttgaagattgatcaagtgaaggagttcaagaacgaagacaaactttgtattagattttgtgtgaatcttatagccgagctagcgctattcaaagtttgtaaaagaacatatccttttcaatatgatgatctttattttgggttctcaagagtaagagccccacagtgtttttaatctcatatcttgagattttcactgcgtaaccaaaagtCTGGAGGTTGTTCTATTATTTCTGATATCTGCCCAGTAGGGATTGATACATATACTGCAATCCCCATTCTCCAGAAATTCACATTCTGTCCTAGTATTTTCAAAACATAGGCCTAAAACTAATAGCACACGTCACCAGAAATAAGAAGAACACAACTCATTATAGACAGCTGAAAAGCGGCTATATTTTCATTATAATGTCAGAAAAAACTCCCCTACAAAGATGACAAACTCTTGCTTAAATAGCATAAGAGTCAAAATGAATATCACATCTAtccaattaataataaaaataccgcTAAATCTATGCaattacaaataaatatattagaAAGAAATCAATACTAATTTGCAGGTTTGACAATGTTAATGTTATTTGTCtagttgagaacttgagatgTTGATGTCATGAACAGGTTATTTGAAATGTTCATTACTTGATTTAGTGAACAGATTATAGTGGTTTATTTTGTTGATATTTTGATAGTAATGGTTACTCATTTTAGGACAGCTAAATTTGTCGACTTTGGTCGAAAATATGCGAAAAAATAGAAAGTCGAACACAACCGAAACTTATCCGCACCACACCGCAAAAAGGTGTAACCGAAGTAAGCGGTGTAGGTTTTTAAAATGCGGTTGCGGTTTTAAATATAGCACAACCGAATGAAGCAGTTCGGTTGCAGTTTTGGCCTAACACCGATCCGCACCGAACCGCGCCCACCCCTAATTGATTTACCATCCTAAGACTTTGCCATTGGCTTGGAGATATTCCGGCTTCCACGAGGTCTACCTCTCTTCTTCGTGCCCTTCCCCTCCGAGGTGATAGTAACCTCAAACAGGCTTTCCGTCGTCACAGTAAAACCCATGTTCTCTTGCTGGAGAGAAGATATAACCAGTGCCAAAGCATGCCTGACCCGCTTCCCATCCACTTCATCTTCCTCCTCCCTTAGACGACGATTCCCAGAAACCCTAACCTGCCCCACAGATCCATCCGAAAGAGCACGAATGGTGATGCCCCTCTTCTCCTTACACAGCGGATTAGGGATGGGAAATTTAGGTATGAAGGTTGCATTGGCCTTGAAAATTAGGGCAGGAGACGCTGGACCCTATTCCACTCCACCATCTGCAGTCACACTTTCCTCCTCTAGCTCATGGGGACACTGAGCTTCATAATGGTTGATCATTAAGCAATCTCGGCAGTGGCCCAATAGACGTTCATAGCGAAACTGCAAGGTAAATACGTCCGTCGACGAGACACGACTCGCCTCTCCAACCGGACTAGATCATTCAGAGGGACAGAAGCCTTAACCCTAGCCATACCACGCTGAATTCCGAGATTATCAACCTACAACACTGGACCTATGGTTTTCTTCTATTAAACTCACCGGTCGCTGTAGTCATTAACCCCGGCTGTAACCCTAGAACTTCCACCCAGATCCAAATGAAGTATAAAGGGACAACAACAATGTCAGAGAAGCCATTGTAATCATTGAGGAGGATCATCGCTCTCTGGAAAGCCCAAGTTCCTCCATTCTTCAATCTGTTCAGGTCCCGTTCATTTGTGAATGTAAAAAGGAAGCGATCTCCACGAGCCTGCACCTCCACTGGCACAGAGAGCCGCCACATAGAGCGGATCGCGCTCCAGAATGAACCCAGAATCACAGCCCTAGAGTTGTTCAACCATCCAACCAAAAAGAATTGGTTTGCAAGAAACCCTTTGTCAGGGTAGCGAAGGTTGCCAAGATCCACATTCTCTTCACCATCCTTGAGCGACAATCTGATCGCAAGTCGAGCTGTCATGGAATCAAGGAAAACAGCCATCTGATGAGCGCTGCACAACgaaattctttgaaaatcctAACCCTAGCCGACGGACGAGAGAGAGACAGTGCAAGAGAAAACTTCGCGGTATGCAATTCTCACAATTATACTTCACAGTCTAGTGTTGAGTTGGAAGAATGCCACGAAATTTGGAGGTGGCTGGCTAGACTGGAGACTGCAATTGTTGAGAATTAAAGTTCAAAATTAGATTATACGTAACGGTGTTGTGAACtgattgagaaaaaaaaatgcgaGTTATTTATAGAGTTAAATTgagctaatttactttttaaacATTACGATTTctttgataaattttttttactatttcatcttatttatttatttattcatttattttttattaataatgcAGTTTTGGTACTTCATAATCTTCAATTTGAAGTATctgtaaaagtaaattaacaattggaattggtttacacatttcatttcatagcccctttatataagaAGAGAATTAcgacggaaatatcaattacaatgatgatattaaatgctaattggttcgtaatccttgctgattgatggtaattgctaattccttgattccctctctgtcaattactttgacgaaggcacataatgtgtttttcctttaacagtatcatgaatttaaaaaaaaaaaaattgaagtatCATGAAGATAGCAATAATATTAATGAATAAAAATTTAGACCTTACAACTGTATTATGGCATATCTCTGTATTATCGTGCTGTATTGAAAATTAAGTGAAGATGTAACAAAAATTTTGGGGCAGTCAGGCACCGTCAGGCCTTATAATAGGTCTGTCACTGTCTATTTGGCTGAGACATATCAGAAGAGTCATAtggtgtgttttttttttttaattatttttttaaaatgtaaaaaaaaaaaacctcaccACCAGCCGACGCCCGACAACGTCTTACTCGCCTCGCCAAAATCTCAGCTTCTGCTGAGATTTGATTCACCATTTACGACCTTGTTTGAGCGGCGCCGTCATAAGGTTATAGCACCACCTCCTAATCTACCATCTTTCAAAGCCTCGGGTTTCAACGGTATGAAAACTCTCACGCAGTAATCAAATTAATTAGTTTTAACAGTAATGATGGAAACTGTAGGGATTATTGATGCACTTTGAATAACATTAATTAAACAGCTTTTCACGATATAGATGTATAGAAACTATTACGACAATCCAATCAAGCAAATTACAGAGAAAAACACATGCTTAGTGTACGTTTTGTAATAGGTACACCAAGGCCCTTATTGATGTTTTCTTAACTAGATAAGATACAGCAACGGGTGAAGCGAATTGAAGGTGGTCACAGGTTCTGCTGTGTTACTGTCCATGTTCATGAGACACTACTGGAACCTTAATTATGTCTGAATCTGCGACGATCACGCAGCTTCTTCTCCAGCCAAATGAAAACGCGAAGTGTGTGGATTAAAACGACCATGGCAAGCAGCAACAAAATCCAAACGCAGATGATAATATTGTAAGTAGGACTCTTATATAGCTCGAAAGGCTGATTAGGGATGATCATGTTCACAATAATTAGATAGCTTAGTGCCAGGCAAGAGAGAACGATACACATACCCATTGATAAGAGCCACATACAAAGCCGGTTATGGAGAGGAAAACCGCTAATAAGTAAAAGAGTAACACTCAAAGAAGCAAGGAAGGAGATGGTATTGAAATTCATGAACAGGACGAAGTCAAATGCCTTGTCCATGCCATAGGCTAAAACTGCCGTTCCAGCGTAACATATCTGTGACTCGGTGCAGGAAGGAAATCCATAATTACTATCTGTAGAATTCGTATTATTTTCTTGCCAAACACCACCGGGGTGGATTAACTGCAGCTTGGAAAGTCATCGTTGCGATCATGCCGGCCACAACAATCAGCATGCCACGGGTTTCTTCCAGCCTCAGTTGGGTATTTCATTAGCTTGGTCCTCCAACTTGCCTTTGACACTTTTTCCGCTGCATTGTTGTCAAGAACATTAGCAGTCGTTCCTGGCGGTACAGATGACAATGGTTGCTGATGGTGGTGGTCATCGTTGTGGCCGATCACAATTTTTTGAAGTTCAAGATTTCTGCTATCTCCTGAGTTGTGCTCCAAGACATAAGATCTGATCACATCATTTGCTTTTTCTCGTATAATAGGTATAGAAAGCAGGTACCTTATTGTCTGCACAATTTGTACGGTAGTTGAAAATTAGTTTGCTCCCTATTGAAAAATAGAGGCAATTAGgcaaattaaattaaactacCCTAACAGCTAATTAGCTTCCATTTTTGAGATATAAGACCTTCAGAGTTCAGATTACTTTATCCCCTCCAATTGATTATATATGTTTTCAGGAAGAAATATCCGGTAAATATAGTAAACATTTAGTAACAAAAGCGACTTTGTTTTAGTCAAAAATCGGAACTTGATTTCCTGAAAATACGCTAGTTAAGTTCTCCATATATTACATACCTCAGACCCTCAGTTTGCTTCAGAACCAAAGCTAGGTGCAGGATAGTCCGGCCCCCAACAGTGTCTTTTGAGTTGAggaattctgatttttgttcaCCCACATGTTCGACTAACAGTTTCAAGCACTCCAATTGATTATATTTAACACACAAGTGCAAAGCCGTTTCTCTTGATCTATTCAGAACCGAAACAAATATGGACTCTGGCTTTGCTCGTATCAACTTCTTGAGGACCTCAAGTCGTCCTCTCATGGCTGAATAGTGAAGCGGAATTCTGCCATCCTGATCATGATACAAGCAGACATCGGCATGATCTGCATGTAACAAAACTTGAACGATCTCCTCGTGGCCCTCGGCAGAAGCCAAGTGGAGAGATGAGCGTCTGTAAGAGTCCAACTCCTTCGCGAGGTTGGGATTATGAGTGAGAAGGGTTCTGGTAAAGTCATGGTGGCCGGGCAAAGCAGATACATGCAAGGGAGTTTCAGTAAAAGTAGTCAAAGAAAACTTTCTAAGAATGAGTGGGCTTGTTTCGATCAATTTGTTTAAGGTAGATACGCACCCCGCAACTGATGCCTTGTAGACTAGCTCTATTGCGTCTCCTTCATCTTGTCTAGTAGCCATTCTCTCTCCTTCTAACCCTATAACCAAGATGCTTTAATTTACAATATATAAGGCTATGCTTTGTGTTTCATTATATTGTGAAGCACATAGATACCATCATTGGCCGACCCCTGTAAGCATAGTTATACTAGCACATAAGGATGATCCAGCGTATAGATGCCCCCACAGCCCAATGTTTTCAACtctaaaataaagagatttgCCCCAATGCGtcaaataatatattaatatataataCAAATTGATATGACAAGTCCCAAAGTTGCAGGCTTGCAGCAACCAAAAAGACTTTCTGTTGAACAAAGTGCTattaaacaatatttaatcaaagaagaagacCAAATAAGGACTACGAACTTGATTATATTTAGAGTAAAACCCACcaatagggtcaaaacttttcttcaccggacaaaatgatacccaactttcaaaagtgatcaaaatgatacctaaagttttaaaaacaaatcaatttgatacctcagtttaattttttgtaactttttgttaaaattgatcacgtgtggtgcggtattttatggggttataataatattttacacaaaaaactatttttcaattattttttattttactttgttaattctcttcttcttcttctatctctgcctctctctctcttcccatttttctttgtttctttagaagttgggaaccatccgaactttatttgtttctacgattgatggtagaattgaaattgaatggaagatatatttttttaattctatagaagaagaagattgggttatagatgattgatggccctctgaccacaaatcacttcaatttttgtgcttgattttgcatttgatttaacaaagaagttaaaaaaaaagggctaaatattgACTACTacgtagtttgggtccaaaatcaattcaatctctaaacttctaatttcatcaagaacacccctgcactttcaattttgaactaataggtccaatttgttagtcttcagacaattgagtcatttaacttgttgacgtggctcatatatggcctatgttttatgatgaggtgttgaggtggcctgcatagtcaattttgaagtgagtcctactattagaaatctattcaataaatagtttttcaacaaataatccaactataacttgaactcataacagaatattaatgaattggacctattagatcaaaattgaaaatacaggggtgtttttattgaaattagaagtccagagactgaattgattttggacctaaaccacagagtagtaactagtatttagccctaaaaaataaactgaggtatcaaattgatttgtttttaaaactttaggtatcattttgatcacttttgaaagttgggtatcaagttgatttgtttttaaaaatttaggtatcattttgatcacttttaaaaatttaggtatcattttgatcacttttgaaagttgggtatcattttgtccggtgaagaaaagttttgaccctagtggtgggttttactcttATATTTATTACCTATCAAAGGCTTCCatattttcaaaatgaaataGAAGAATAGGGAGCCACAAAAGTTAATACCAGAAGAAAATTTTGATTTGTCAAGCAGAAATGAAGCACtattagaaaacaaaaatcaaaagcaaaatttttttttcctctgtgAGTATGTGTTTCTACTTTTGCGGTCTGAACAATAGTGAAATTTTCGTCTTCCCTCAAttttacaattatttctttatgttttttttttatctagttGATTTATCTTTAAATGTTtgagctaattttttttttttttggctaagaTTGTAAAGtgattgtattttttttttttactaaatacTTACTAGAATTGTTATGAATTTCAATGTTTATTTGTTTACAAGTTGTGCTAAACAACTAATTGTCTctaattttcttgtttaaatttttttcattacGCCCCCATATAAATAAAATCATGGATCCGCCATTGGATACTATACAGACAAGGATGGGATAGAACTTCCGTAGGCCAATTTCTTAGTTTACTTTCTTCTTTAACATATCacattatgtgtgtgtgtgtgcaatGGCGGATCTAGGATTTGAAAATGAGGGGGGCTACGTATTCATCTGTTCCTTTGGGCgaagcccaaatttttttttgtaatacaaTTATGCACAGGTGTGGGAATGCACAAGTAGGGAGAtaagaaattgagagttcaagtATTCAAAGATTGAATTTAGTCCAGAATTTAGGCCtttttgggaagaagaagaagaagaagaagatgaagatgaagaatgaGAATTTGTGATGGACGGAGAGAATGTGAGAGATAGAAAGGAGTTTGATTTCGATAATTTGGGAGTTAGGGTGGACTTCATTAAACGAatatacatataaacaaaaaaaatatacatcatatatattgttttttttttattcaaccCAAAAGTTTGGGGCAGGCTTGAATGCTCCCCACCTCATACCTAGATCCGCccctgtgtgtgtgtatatatatatatatatatatatatatatatatatatatatttctgcaAGCAAACGTACAGTATGCGGTTAGGTTACAACTTATTTGAACCTCTTTTTTTAGGACGGAGTTTCCTACCAGTTTAATTAACGACTTGTATGGGAAATTATCCTCTAATTACAAACATCACCTTCAACGACTTCTAGAGACACctctatatattttatttctaaACCATAGTTAATTCGATTTCAACTCTTCCTTCTTAAGCCAGTCATCTTTTGCCAATCTTAAGATGACGAGGTATTGAACGATccatatatttctttttcttctttagaaAACTTAATCTGGGAATACAagattcttttttcttctttctttaaaGGATCAAAGATTACAACAAGTAGTATGAGTCAGTCAGCTAATACCGTGTAAAACAAGTTTCCATCTTGGTCAGTTTTGTGGATCAAGCTGATATAAAGAGCTTAATCGATGTAATGAGTGGTGTTTTCGTTTTTTCACCCCAGCCGGCCTCTTCTCGTTTGATTTAATTTCATGGattatttttctcaaaaaataaaatatataaataacatACCAGCGAACATCAATCACATTCCAATCATGTTTTCCTCGAAAAAAGAAGTCCTCTTTGTATATATGATTACAACTGGAGTCTGGAGGTCTGGAGCATTACAATAAGAACTTGGCCTAAAATAAATTGGTATCCCATTCAAGTGACTTGTATATTTTTAGTTTAACTAAGGATCGCCACTATAGgtctttctctttttattttattattaattttttttttcttatcaaaACGCTTTCTccctctgattttttttttttgatctggATTTTCTCTCTGACCATATAAACAACAACTTCGTGATAAACGTGGATTGGGTGTTGTTCCCAACCCAACCCTAAATTAAACCACCAGGCCACATGTTATAGAGTGAACTGCGTCAAGATCAGAATGCGCATAACTAATTAAACCACCACTACCGCTAATTAATAATCTTATTAGGTCTTCGGGGAGTGCTATGTACtagggctgggctcgggtcgggtcAAGCCCGAAATTTGGTAAAATTGAGACCGAACCGGAAATAatcggttcgggccggttcaggcttttttaaaaatgaaaaccGACTGAAACCGATCCCAAATGAGTCGGTTCGGTCCTCGAGCTTTTCGGACCCAAAATTCAGTTTCCCAGCTTTGCCTATAAATCCACaaccatttttcttcttcttcatctctcccCATTCTCTCCAATGGAGGCAGTAAACGCTTGGGGGAACACCAACCTGGAGATCATGGACCCATAGATCCACGACCTGATTGAGAAGGAGA
This portion of the Rosa chinensis cultivar Old Blush chromosome 1, RchiOBHm-V2, whole genome shotgun sequence genome encodes:
- the LOC112170905 gene encoding ankyrin repeat-containing protein BDA1; the protein is MATRQDEGDAIELVYKASVAGCVSTLNKLIETSPLILRKFSLTTFTETPLHVSALPGHHDFTRTLLTHNPNLAKELDSYRRSSLHLASAEGHEEIVQVLLHADHADVCLYHDQDGRIPLHYSAMRGRLEVLKKLIRAKPESIFVSVLNRSRETALHLCVKYNQLECLKLLVEHVGEQKSEFLNSKDTVGGRTILHLALVLKQTEGLRSYVLEHNSGDSRNLELQKIVIGHNDDHHHQQPLSSVPPGTTANVLDNNAAEKVSKASWRTKLMKYPTEAGRNPWHADCCGRHDRNDDFPSCS